The window TCCTGCGCGATGATGCCGGGGAGCACATGCACGCCCAGCACGAAGCCGTAGACGATCGGGATGCCGGCGACGATCGCGGGGGTCACCCAGCCGGCGAAGCCGCCGAGCAGGCCCGTTGCCACACCGATCGCCGCGCACGTCAGCAGGACGCGCGTCGAGAGACGGGATGCCGGGGCCACGCGTCCCAGCGTATCCGCTCGCGATCGGTGGGTGCCGGGCGGTCTCCCGGAGAAAACCAGGAAATCCCTCAGCTTCGGCGGCGACGGCTGCGCAGCCGCACGGCGGGCAGCGGCGGGGCAGGCACCCGCTCCGGCCCGTGCCCGACGACGTGACCGAACCGCGGCGAGTCGGCCTCCCACGCCTCGCGCGCTTCGACGATCTCCTCGTGGGATCGACCGACGAAGTTCCACCACATCACGATGTCGCTCTCGAACGGCTCGCCGCCGAGGAAGAACACCGTGGCTTGCGCGCTCGCGGTCAGTTCCACGGCGTCGTGCCCGGGTGCGAGGTACAGCAACTGCTGCGGCGCGAGGGGCACCGCGGCATCCGGCCCCGTCGTGACCATCACCTCACCGGTGACGCCGACGACGGCGTGCTCCCACGACGCCGCCAGCGGCAGCCGCACGCGGGCGCCGGCGGCAAGGCGCAGCTCCGCGCCGACGAGGGGCGTATAGGTGGATGCCGGTGAGGTCACGCCCGCCAGGGAGCCCATCACGACGGTCGCCTCCGTGCCGTCGCCGAGGGGCACCTGCGGCAGCTGCTCGTGCTGCTCGAAGGCCGGCGGGCCGTGGCGGCGGGACTCCGGAAGCGCGACCCACAGCTGCAGGGCATCCAGCGGAATCGGGCCGTCGCCGACGGAGTATTCGGAGTGGGCGATCCCCGCCCCGCTGGTCATGAGATCCAGCGCGCCACGGCGCACCACGACGTCGCTGCCCACGGTGTCGCGGTGGCGCACTTCGCCCACCAGCGGCCACGTCACCGTCTGCAGCCCGATGTGCGGGTGGGGCTCGACGCGCATGATCGTCGACTGCGGGCCGAACCGGTCGAGGAAGCACCACGCACCGACGGTCGGCAGGTTGCGCTGCGGCAGGCTCCGGTGAACCTGCATGCCGCGCAGGCCCCCCAACGGCACCTCACGCGCCTCCAGCAGCAGCACGCCGGGGGTCTCCGCTTCGGCGGTGGACGTCTTGGCCTCCGCAGCCGGGAGTGGCTGCGCAGCGGCCTCGGCGTCCCATCGGGTCATGCCGATGCTTCCCCGGCGGCATCCTGACCGCTGCGGAACGGCCACTGCACCACCAGTCCGGCGACCTCGTTCTCCCGCAGGTACTTCGCCACGAACGGGCACAGCGGTTCCACGACTTCGCCGCGGCGGGCGACATCGGCCATCGCCTCGCCGAGGAGCGCGCTTGCCACGCCCCGCCCGCGGAACGCCGGATCGATCTCGGTGTGGATGAAGCGCAACCGCCCGCGCGGGTCGATCTCGAACTCGGTGTAACCCGCGAGCACACCCCCGAGCCGGATCTCGTAGCGGCTGTCGCCGTCGTCGCG is drawn from Microbacterium sp. zg-B96 and contains these coding sequences:
- a CDS encoding GNAT family N-acetyltransferase; translation: MADSDTPTTVTRDDGDSRYEIRLGGVLAGYTEFEIDPRGRLRFIHTEIDPAFRGRGVASALLGEAMADVARRGEVVEPLCPFVAKYLRENEVAGLVVQWPFRSGQDAAGEASA
- a CDS encoding pirin family protein codes for the protein MTRWDAEAAAQPLPAAEAKTSTAEAETPGVLLLEAREVPLGGLRGMQVHRSLPQRNLPTVGAWCFLDRFGPQSTIMRVEPHPHIGLQTVTWPLVGEVRHRDTVGSDVVVRRGALDLMTSGAGIAHSEYSVGDGPIPLDALQLWVALPESRRHGPPAFEQHEQLPQVPLGDGTEATVVMGSLAGVTSPASTYTPLVGAELRLAAGARVRLPLAASWEHAVVGVTGEVMVTTGPDAAVPLAPQQLLYLAPGHDAVELTASAQATVFFLGGEPFESDIVMWWNFVGRSHEEIVEAREAWEADSPRFGHVVGHGPERVPAPPLPAVRLRSRRRRS